In Aliamphritea ceti, a single window of DNA contains:
- a CDS encoding flavin-containing monooxygenase, with the protein MTVEKIDTLVIGAGQAGVAMSEHLSNLDVPHLVLERDRIAEKWRSARWDSLVANGPAWHDRFPGLEFEDVDPDAFAPKERVADYFNDYAKKFNAPIRTGIEVKNVVRNADQPGFTVETSEGTIIANRIVSATGPFQHPVIPPIAPKDDNLHQIHSAAYRNPEQLPEGAVLVVGAGSSGAQIADELQRSGKKVFLSVGPHDRPPRSYRNRDFCWWLGVLGEWDAEAMKPGTEHVTIAVSGANGGQTVDFRRLANEGMTLVGLTKAFNNGSVTFQTDLVNNLNRGDENYLELLDAADAYIERNGLDLPEEPEARTRFPDAECVTNPILELNLAEAGITSIIWATGFATDYSWLNVDAFDDKGKPAHQRGVSTEPGIYFVGLPWLSRRGSTFIWGVWHDAKHIADHIATQRKYLSYRDASQR; encoded by the coding sequence ATGACAGTTGAAAAAATAGATACGCTTGTTATAGGTGCCGGTCAGGCCGGCGTGGCCATGAGTGAACACCTTAGCAACCTCGACGTGCCACACCTGGTTCTGGAACGTGACCGTATTGCCGAAAAGTGGCGCTCTGCCCGCTGGGACTCTCTGGTTGCTAACGGTCCGGCCTGGCACGACCGCTTCCCGGGCCTGGAATTTGAAGATGTAGATCCGGATGCATTTGCCCCTAAAGAACGGGTTGCCGATTACTTCAACGACTATGCCAAAAAATTCAACGCGCCAATTCGTACCGGCATTGAAGTAAAGAATGTTGTTCGTAATGCAGATCAGCCAGGTTTTACAGTTGAAACATCTGAAGGCACCATCATTGCTAACCGTATCGTGTCAGCAACGGGTCCTTTCCAGCATCCTGTTATTCCACCGATTGCACCGAAAGATGACAACCTTCACCAGATTCACTCTGCTGCTTACAGAAACCCTGAGCAACTGCCTGAAGGCGCTGTACTGGTTGTTGGCGCAGGCTCATCCGGCGCTCAGATTGCTGACGAATTACAGCGTTCTGGTAAGAAGGTATTCCTGTCTGTTGGTCCTCATGACCGTCCACCACGTTCATACCGTAACCGTGACTTCTGCTGGTGGTTAGGCGTTCTGGGTGAATGGGATGCTGAAGCAATGAAGCCAGGTACCGAACACGTCACTATTGCTGTAAGTGGTGCGAATGGCGGCCAGACTGTCGACTTCCGTCGCCTGGCAAACGAAGGCATGACACTGGTAGGCCTGACTAAAGCATTTAATAACGGTTCCGTTACTTTCCAGACAGACCTGGTAAACAACCTCAACCGTGGTGATGAGAACTATCTGGAACTGCTGGATGCTGCCGACGCTTACATTGAGCGCAACGGTCTGGATCTGCCAGAAGAGCCTGAAGCCCGTACCCGCTTCCCGGATGCTGAATGTGTAACCAACCCGATTCTTGAGCTGAATCTGGCTGAAGCCGGCATTACTTCGATTATCTGGGCAACCGGTTTCGCCACTGATTACAGCTGGCTGAACGTTGATGCTTTCGATGATAAAGGCAAGCCAGCTCACCAGCGCGGTGTGTCTACTGAACCGGGCATCTACTTCGTTGGCCTGCCATGGTTGTCACGTCGCGGCTCTACCTTCATCTGGGGTGTGTGGCACGACGCTAAGCACATTGCCGACCACATCGCGACACAGCGTAAATACCTGTCTTACCGTGATGCTTCGCAGCGCTAA
- a CDS encoding MFS transporter — protein sequence MTNTSPLDINRWQVIFANVYLCTLPALVIIFLPMLVGGMVEHLGMTAQQAGFVATADMLGYTIGTVVSFFFIHKLNWRTLTLGCIILMAIANGISGTITDYETLLIIRFISGLGGGVLTAVTFAAIGQMRDPDSAYGWWLVFQAAFGFVGFQYFWDISVNGGFIVLTVLLVLGTLLIRLVPEQALQQGNSRQGIDKSMVGKAIAGVAAILLVYIGLMAEYTYLERIGNEAGLSPDEIGTAFSAMSIAGLIGGGLAAKLGAKFGRLIPALLGACGCIASFYLLSADQMDFSLYAAACCLYFGLWSFLLPYLVGACAAVDSSGRTLAMGNAAIGAGLAFGPFIAASLIGENGYGILAGVATAFVAVGFLLILPLLKALGNTAEPTASSQPIN from the coding sequence ATGACCAACACATCCCCTCTCGATATCAATCGCTGGCAGGTAATTTTTGCTAATGTGTACCTCTGTACTCTGCCAGCGCTGGTTATTATTTTCCTGCCAATGCTGGTCGGCGGTATGGTAGAACATCTCGGTATGACCGCTCAACAGGCCGGCTTTGTCGCCACTGCAGATATGCTTGGCTATACCATAGGCACTGTCGTCTCTTTCTTCTTTATCCATAAACTCAACTGGCGCACCCTGACGCTGGGTTGCATCATTCTGATGGCTATCGCCAACGGAATATCCGGCACAATTACTGACTACGAAACCTTGCTGATCATCCGTTTTATCTCAGGTCTGGGCGGCGGTGTCCTAACTGCAGTAACCTTTGCTGCTATCGGTCAGATGCGTGATCCGGATTCAGCTTATGGTTGGTGGCTGGTCTTCCAAGCCGCTTTTGGTTTCGTCGGGTTCCAGTATTTCTGGGACATCAGTGTAAACGGCGGCTTTATCGTACTGACAGTATTGCTAGTGTTAGGCACCCTACTGATCCGACTGGTCCCTGAACAGGCCTTGCAACAAGGCAACAGCCGTCAGGGAATTGATAAAAGCATGGTCGGCAAAGCGATTGCCGGAGTGGCTGCCATTTTACTGGTGTACATCGGACTCATGGCTGAATACACCTACCTGGAACGGATAGGTAACGAAGCAGGCCTCAGCCCAGATGAAATCGGTACTGCCTTCTCAGCGATGTCTATTGCTGGTCTGATCGGCGGTGGCCTTGCAGCAAAACTGGGTGCAAAGTTTGGCCGTCTGATTCCTGCTTTGCTGGGGGCTTGTGGCTGTATCGCTTCGTTCTACCTGCTGTCTGCCGACCAAATGGACTTTAGCCTCTATGCAGCTGCATGCTGCCTGTACTTCGGCCTTTGGAGCTTCCTGCTGCCATATCTGGTAGGTGCCTGTGCAGCCGTTGACAGCTCTGGCCGCACCCTGGCAATGGGTAACGCAGCCATCGGTGCAGGTCTAGCCTTTGGTCCATTCATTGCAGCCAGCCTGATCGGAGAAAACGGTTACGGCATTCTGGCGGGCGTTGCAACAGCCTTTGTTGCAGTTGGCTTCCTGCTAATACTGCCGTTGCTAAAAGCATTAGGTAACACAGCTGAACCAACAGCTAGCAGCCAACCAATCAATTAA
- a CDS encoding electron transfer flavoprotein subunit beta/FixA family protein has translation MKIIVPVKRVIDPNVKVRVMTDNSDVDLSNVKMALNPFCEIAVEAAIQLKEKQQAEEIIVVSIGAKECQEQLRTALALGADRAIHINATPENSLDVAKLLKAVVDQEQPGLVILGKQSVDADNNQTGQMLAALTDMPQAAFASEIDLQADTVTVNCEIDDGIQVLNLDLPALITTDLRLNEPRYASLPNIMKAKRKPLTETDAASLGVNFKNSLKTLRVDSPTERQAGIKVTSAKELLDKLTHEAKVI, from the coding sequence ATGAAAATTATTGTCCCCGTTAAACGGGTAATTGACCCAAATGTCAAAGTCCGGGTCATGACAGATAACTCAGATGTAGATCTGAGTAATGTAAAAATGGCCCTCAATCCATTCTGTGAAATAGCTGTAGAAGCCGCCATTCAGCTGAAAGAAAAGCAGCAGGCAGAAGAAATCATCGTTGTTTCTATCGGCGCTAAAGAATGTCAGGAACAGCTTCGTACCGCCCTGGCACTGGGCGCAGACCGGGCTATTCACATTAATGCAACGCCAGAAAACAGCTTGGATGTAGCTAAACTACTCAAAGCTGTCGTGGATCAGGAACAACCTGGCCTGGTAATACTCGGAAAACAGTCTGTTGACGCTGATAACAATCAAACCGGCCAAATGCTTGCAGCTCTTACAGATATGCCTCAGGCAGCCTTCGCCTCAGAAATAGACCTGCAGGCGGACACTGTAACCGTCAACTGCGAAATCGATGACGGCATTCAGGTACTGAATCTGGACTTACCCGCACTAATCACCACCGACCTACGCCTTAACGAACCCCGTTATGCTTCCCTGCCGAACATCATGAAAGCCAAGCGTAAACCGCTAACTGAAACCGATGCTGCAAGCTTAGGCGTTAATTTTAAAAACTCACTAAAAACCCTGCGAGTGGATTCCCCTACAGAACGACAGGCCGGTATTAAAGTGACATCAGCGAAAGAACTGCTCGATAAACTCACCCATGAAGCGAAGGTAATCTGA
- a CDS encoding oxidoreductase — protein sequence MSRDPRYDILFEPVTIGPVTAKNRFYAVPHAAGMGDYYPQASAEFRGTKAAGGWGTVCVELAEIHPSTDILPYIMPRMMDDTDISYHQNIVEKIKAHDALAGIEIGHNGLNSSNIVSREVPLGPSGNVFNEYYPVQSRTMSKSDIRDLLRWQRNAAIRSKKAGYDVVYIYAGHGMGIPQQFLSRRYNRRTDEYGGSFENRARLLKEMIEVTKDAIGDTCAVAVRFGIEELLGPDGITAKEEGRAVIEYLGEMPDLWDVNLSDWTNDSVSSRFSSEGYQTEYISEVKQLTSKPVVGVGRFTSPDSMVSIVKQGIVDFVGAARPSIADPFLPNKVDRNNLDEVRECIGCNICVSGDLTYTTIRCTQNPTIGEEWRKDWHPEQIAPKQTDASVLVVGSGPTGLEASYQLARRGYDVTLAEAGTELGGRVEKEAKLPGLSEWIRVKDYRELLLKQMANVNIYMDSPLSAEEVLEFGFDHVLLATGAHWRKDGIGRHHYKPVPGSEQDNVFTPDDIMNDAEISGPIVIFDDDHYYMGGVIAEKLAAEGHQVALVTPAALVSIWTEKTMEQHRIQARLMNAGVRLITQHSLDLISDSDVTISCLTTGNTEQIGCLSVVMVTSRQANDELYQKLVSEPEALQNAGILSVSQAGDGEAPSTIAAAVYAGHRYARLLETEPQEIPYKRERVKLIHTS from the coding sequence ATGTCCAGAGATCCTCGTTACGACATTCTCTTTGAGCCGGTCACTATCGGACCGGTCACTGCCAAAAACCGTTTCTATGCCGTGCCTCATGCCGCAGGTATGGGTGACTACTATCCGCAAGCATCTGCCGAATTCCGTGGTACCAAAGCCGCCGGAGGCTGGGGTACAGTTTGCGTTGAACTGGCTGAAATTCACCCGAGTACGGATATTCTCCCTTACATTATGCCCCGCATGATGGATGATACAGACATCAGCTACCACCAGAATATCGTCGAAAAAATTAAAGCCCATGATGCATTGGCAGGAATTGAAATCGGCCACAATGGCCTGAATTCATCTAACATTGTCAGCCGTGAAGTTCCTCTAGGCCCTTCCGGTAACGTCTTCAACGAATACTACCCGGTTCAGTCCCGCACCATGTCTAAAAGTGATATTCGCGACCTGTTGCGCTGGCAGCGCAACGCCGCAATTCGCTCTAAAAAAGCTGGCTATGATGTCGTGTACATATATGCAGGGCACGGTATGGGAATCCCCCAACAATTCCTGTCACGACGTTACAACCGCCGAACTGATGAGTACGGCGGAAGCTTTGAAAACAGAGCGCGTCTGCTCAAAGAAATGATCGAGGTGACCAAAGATGCCATCGGTGATACCTGTGCTGTAGCAGTACGCTTCGGCATAGAAGAGTTGCTTGGCCCTGATGGAATTACCGCGAAAGAAGAAGGCCGTGCGGTCATTGAATATCTGGGAGAAATGCCTGATCTGTGGGACGTTAATCTCAGCGACTGGACCAACGATTCGGTGTCGTCCCGTTTCTCCAGTGAAGGCTATCAGACGGAATACATCAGTGAAGTCAAACAACTCACTAGCAAACCCGTTGTAGGGGTTGGCCGCTTCACTTCCCCAGACAGCATGGTAAGCATTGTTAAACAGGGCATTGTCGACTTTGTCGGCGCAGCCCGCCCGTCAATTGCAGATCCTTTCTTACCCAATAAGGTAGATCGGAATAATCTGGATGAAGTGCGTGAATGTATTGGCTGCAATATCTGTGTAAGTGGAGATCTGACCTACACCACTATTCGATGCACTCAAAATCCGACAATCGGTGAAGAATGGCGTAAAGATTGGCATCCCGAACAGATAGCACCCAAACAAACCGATGCCTCCGTGCTGGTCGTCGGCTCCGGCCCTACGGGTTTAGAAGCCAGTTACCAACTGGCCCGACGCGGTTACGATGTAACCCTGGCTGAAGCCGGTACCGAACTGGGTGGCCGGGTGGAAAAAGAAGCCAAGTTACCAGGTCTGTCGGAATGGATTCGGGTCAAAGACTATCGTGAACTGCTGCTGAAGCAGATGGCTAACGTCAATATCTATATGGACAGCCCCTTGAGCGCTGAAGAAGTACTGGAGTTTGGTTTTGATCATGTGCTGCTCGCCACCGGCGCTCACTGGCGCAAAGATGGCATCGGCCGGCATCATTACAAACCGGTACCCGGTTCAGAACAGGACAATGTGTTCACTCCCGATGACATCATGAATGACGCGGAAATCAGCGGACCGATCGTTATCTTTGACGACGATCATTACTACATGGGTGGTGTGATCGCTGAGAAGCTGGCGGCAGAAGGTCATCAGGTAGCACTGGTAACTCCTGCCGCACTGGTCTCTATCTGGACGGAAAAAACCATGGAACAACATCGGATTCAGGCACGCCTGATGAATGCCGGTGTACGGCTAATTACTCAGCACAGTCTCGACCTGATAAGCGATAGCGACGTGACCATCAGCTGCCTAACGACTGGTAATACTGAGCAAATTGGCTGTCTTTCTGTCGTGATGGTGACCTCTCGTCAGGCAAACGATGAGCTGTATCAAAAACTCGTCAGTGAACCGGAAGCTTTGCAGAACGCAGGCATTCTCAGCGTCAGTCAGGCCGGTGACGGTGAAGCTCCTTCCACCATTGCAGCAGCTGTATACGCGGGACACCGCTATGCCCGCCTGCTGGAAACAGAACCTCAGGAAATCCCATACAAACGGGAACGGGTAAAGCTAATTCATACCAGTTAA
- a CDS encoding DUF1028 domain-containing protein: MTFSVAGICPDTGMVGCAITSSSICVTSRCAFARSGTGVALTQNITNPDLGPMALDLLAEGHNAEAVMEKLQQAEPHVQWRQLGVLDKDGNGSTFSGSEALGIYATSEGTNCIAMGNLLANTDVPKAMVEHFENSSGDLADRLLAALEAGLAAGGELGPEHSAGLLVYGEPNWPIVDLRVDWHVSPISELRMVLNNYQPQMDAYITRAKDPANAESYGVPGDE, translated from the coding sequence ATGACATTTTCAGTTGCAGGAATTTGTCCTGATACCGGCATGGTCGGCTGTGCAATCACCTCTTCGAGCATTTGTGTCACCAGCCGGTGTGCCTTTGCCCGTAGCGGTACAGGTGTAGCACTCACTCAGAACATTACCAACCCTGACCTGGGCCCAATGGCACTGGACTTACTTGCGGAAGGACACAATGCCGAAGCGGTCATGGAAAAACTTCAGCAAGCCGAGCCCCATGTGCAGTGGCGCCAACTGGGCGTGCTGGATAAAGACGGCAATGGCAGTACATTCAGCGGTTCCGAAGCACTGGGTATTTATGCCACCAGCGAAGGCACTAACTGTATTGCCATGGGCAATCTGTTAGCAAATACAGACGTGCCTAAAGCCATGGTTGAGCATTTCGAAAACAGTAGTGGTGACCTTGCAGACCGCCTGCTCGCAGCGCTTGAAGCAGGTCTGGCTGCCGGTGGAGAGCTGGGACCAGAGCATTCAGCAGGCTTACTGGTATACGGTGAGCCAAACTGGCCTATTGTCGACTTAAGAGTCGACTGGCACGTTTCACCTATCAGTGAATTACGTATGGTACTGAACAACTATCAGCCACAGATGGATGCATATATTACCCGCGCTAAAGATCCGGCAAACGCAGAATCATATGGTGTACCGGGCGACGAATAA
- a CDS encoding cupin domain-containing protein — protein MSNVFKLDPNGINGQTLEPSDYVTAENLTSGTAVESAQTFLISNDEKFSIGVWECSPCCEEIAAYPGDEYCRVMEGAVEITVDGNTERYEVGDSFAIKKGTRLTWNMTSQFKKYFVLYC, from the coding sequence ATGAGCAACGTTTTCAAACTTGATCCTAACGGTATTAACGGTCAGACACTGGAACCTTCCGATTATGTTACCGCGGAAAACCTGACATCCGGAACTGCCGTTGAAAGCGCCCAAACCTTTCTTATCAGTAACGATGAAAAGTTTTCCATCGGAGTATGGGAATGCAGCCCTTGTTGCGAAGAAATCGCAGCCTATCCCGGTGATGAATATTGTCGGGTAATGGAAGGCGCTGTTGAAATCACTGTCGATGGCAACACCGAGCGATATGAAGTTGGTGACAGCTTTGCCATTAAAAAAGGAACCCGTCTGACCTGGAATATGACCAGCCAGTTCAAAAAGTACTTCGTTCTGTACTGCTAA
- a CDS encoding sensor histidine kinase, whose protein sequence is MEDYIKEIIEDASNAYGADFLQKITLKLNKVLKADYTYIAEADEAYENAELVVWVAKGELSDTFSYPLKDTPCSDVMCQKVACFPSGVAQTYPEDEFLADLNIEGYIGTAIRDSKGRIMGLIAALYEHDITEQQELISGLFQVFSGRIAAELERARFESSLEGLNETLEEQVRKRTQELSSTLDNLQDAQQQLVESEKMAALGRLVTGVAHEVNTPLGIAITAHSFMAKKFNDFLRQVEAQALTIEDMDSYCSSTRESLRLQEFNLNHAKNLIDSFKRTAADQHVLEEETINLSDYYSDVISTLKAVLNKKRISLHLEIPADLEVRTLPGVHAQVLNNLIENSARHGFDAEDINNHILITGFSHDDGTVQIDYSDNGKGLDTESREKIFEPFYTTARNKGGTGLGMSIVFNLIVQSLKGQIELLPGDTGVSFCYRFSSFTEQ, encoded by the coding sequence ATGGAAGATTACATTAAAGAGATCATTGAAGATGCGTCGAATGCCTATGGCGCGGATTTTCTTCAGAAGATTACCCTCAAACTGAATAAAGTGCTGAAAGCGGATTACACCTATATTGCTGAAGCAGATGAAGCATATGAAAATGCAGAGCTTGTGGTGTGGGTGGCAAAAGGTGAACTTAGTGACACCTTTTCATATCCGTTAAAAGATACACCATGCTCAGACGTTATGTGTCAGAAGGTTGCCTGCTTTCCCAGCGGTGTTGCGCAAACCTATCCGGAAGATGAGTTTCTGGCGGACCTTAATATAGAAGGCTATATCGGTACCGCTATTCGGGATTCAAAAGGCCGGATTATGGGGCTGATAGCTGCTTTATATGAGCACGATATTACTGAACAGCAGGAGTTAATATCTGGTCTGTTTCAAGTGTTTTCAGGGCGGATAGCGGCGGAGCTTGAACGTGCCAGGTTTGAGTCATCACTGGAAGGCCTGAATGAAACCCTTGAAGAACAGGTTCGTAAGCGCACGCAGGAATTGTCGTCTACTTTGGATAATCTTCAGGATGCTCAGCAGCAACTTGTTGAGTCAGAGAAAATGGCGGCATTAGGCCGACTGGTAACAGGGGTTGCCCATGAAGTTAATACTCCACTGGGAATTGCCATCACCGCGCACAGTTTTATGGCAAAGAAATTCAACGATTTCCTGCGCCAGGTTGAAGCGCAGGCACTGACGATTGAAGACATGGATAGCTACTGTTCTTCTACACGGGAGTCGTTACGGTTGCAGGAGTTTAATCTTAATCATGCTAAAAATCTGATAGACAGTTTTAAGCGTACAGCTGCGGATCAGCATGTTCTGGAAGAAGAAACCATCAACCTGAGTGATTATTATTCGGATGTGATTTCTACATTGAAAGCCGTACTCAATAAAAAACGTATCAGTCTGCATCTGGAAATACCTGCGGATCTTGAGGTACGTACCTTACCCGGTGTACATGCGCAGGTTCTGAATAATCTGATAGAGAACAGTGCCCGGCATGGCTTTGATGCGGAAGACATAAATAATCATATTCTGATCACGGGATTTAGTCATGATGACGGTACCGTACAGATTGATTATTCAGATAACGGTAAAGGTCTTGATACCGAAAGCAGGGAAAAAATATTCGAGCCGTTTTATACCACTGCCCGTAACAAAGGTGGCACGGGGCTCGGTATGTCTATTGTGTTTAACCTGATTGTACAGTCGCTGAAAGGTCAGATTGAATTACTGCCGGGAGATACCGGAGTAAGTTTTTGCTACCGCTTCAGTTCTTTTACTGAGCAATAA
- a CDS encoding helix-turn-helix domain-containing protein, with protein MPKTSLANRYLQAWNSHDPDRVLSFFNKDATYVDSGLLQQVQGQMVGDYVEKIILLCPDVSFELLDGGITGNGRAAIQWRATGKELNRLCPQIDAGSIDTICGLDYIVHDHGQLLSTHVYFDLSPFLQTTHVSAIAARKHYQKSGLSEQELRSYQQQLNQLMQHQQLYLNNNLTLAELADELNLSSNHLSQVINSQFGFSYYELLNHYRIEKAKQLLQETDPQTSTLDIAFNSGFGSVSAFYRAFQQHVKMTPVQYRKRYC; from the coding sequence ATGCCAAAGACTTCGCTTGCCAACCGTTATTTACAGGCTTGGAACAGCCATGATCCTGATCGGGTACTAAGTTTTTTTAACAAAGATGCAACCTATGTAGACTCTGGCCTGCTACAACAGGTACAAGGGCAGATGGTGGGTGACTATGTTGAGAAAATCATCCTTCTTTGCCCTGATGTCAGCTTTGAACTTCTTGACGGTGGAATTACCGGCAACGGCCGGGCCGCAATTCAGTGGCGTGCCACAGGTAAAGAACTTAATCGCCTCTGCCCACAAATCGACGCAGGCAGTATTGATACAATCTGCGGCTTGGACTATATCGTTCACGATCATGGCCAGTTACTTTCTACCCATGTCTACTTCGATCTGAGCCCTTTCCTGCAAACCACTCACGTATCAGCTATAGCTGCCAGAAAGCATTATCAAAAATCAGGGCTTTCTGAACAGGAGCTGCGCAGTTATCAACAGCAACTCAACCAGTTGATGCAGCACCAACAGCTATATCTTAATAATAACCTGACTCTCGCAGAGCTGGCCGATGAACTGAACCTTTCCAGTAATCACTTATCACAGGTCATTAACAGCCAGTTTGGTTTCAGTTATTACGAGCTGCTCAACCATTACCGTATCGAAAAAGCTAAACAGTTACTTCAGGAAACTGATCCACAGACCTCAACCCTGGACATCGCCTTCAACTCCGGTTTTGGTTCCGTTTCGGCTTTCTACCGCGCGTTCCAGCAGCATGTAAAAATGACGCCGGTGCAATACCGCAAGCGTTATTGTTAG
- a CDS encoding response regulator, protein MTLFQFKQSEQQPDKILNSTAIDHWHVLVVDDEQAIHDVTQLVLSGIEVFGRPLKLHFAYDATEARTMLQNGTQFAMAFVDVVMESDNAGLELVSWIREHLQNQSIRIILRTGQAGMAPEEEVIRKYDINDYKTKTEFTALKMTTSVISGIRSYRDIETILRSLHEFRNLISTSNAILKFQNLEDFASAALDHMLSLLHLQGASFYMVRHEDDFMGETQETIVACTGREGERTQCLSTVPNPVREQINAVFRLGQNVQTSDYFVAYFQTSEITSSVFYVQYADKGEDFNARLAELYITNVALILENLIRKQQLADNQRELMYIVGEAVEARSKETGSHVKRVAILSELLAQKLGLPESFCTAIKTAAPLHDIGKIAIPDNILGKPGKLDPAEWAVMQSHAEIGGNMLAKSHLPVAQLGSRIAHYHHENWDGSGYPLGLKGEQIPIEARIMALVDVFDALGAKRCYKDAWLLDDIRSFIAANRGIKFDPQLVDLFFESFGEMVATRDLYPD, encoded by the coding sequence ATGACACTGTTTCAGTTTAAACAGTCAGAGCAACAACCGGATAAGATACTCAATTCTACTGCTATTGATCATTGGCATGTACTGGTAGTGGACGATGAGCAGGCCATTCATGATGTTACTCAACTGGTCCTTTCTGGCATTGAAGTTTTTGGCCGTCCTTTAAAATTACATTTTGCTTATGACGCGACCGAAGCCAGGACGATGCTTCAAAATGGCACTCAGTTCGCGATGGCGTTCGTGGATGTTGTGATGGAGAGCGATAACGCCGGTCTGGAACTGGTGTCCTGGATTCGCGAACATCTGCAGAATCAGTCTATCCGAATTATATTGCGAACCGGTCAGGCAGGTATGGCACCGGAAGAAGAAGTTATTCGCAAGTACGACATCAACGATTATAAAACCAAGACTGAGTTTACCGCCCTGAAGATGACTACATCGGTTATTTCAGGTATTCGCAGTTATCGGGATATTGAAACAATTCTCCGTAGCTTGCATGAGTTTCGTAATCTTATCAGCACGTCTAACGCCATTCTTAAGTTTCAGAACCTTGAGGATTTTGCATCAGCAGCGCTGGATCATATGCTTTCACTACTGCATTTACAGGGTGCTTCCTTTTATATGGTACGCCATGAAGATGATTTCATGGGGGAAACTCAGGAAACCATTGTTGCCTGCACCGGCAGAGAAGGTGAGCGGACTCAGTGTCTTAGCACTGTACCTAACCCTGTCAGAGAACAGATCAACGCTGTTTTTCGTCTGGGGCAAAATGTTCAGACCAGTGACTACTTTGTTGCTTACTTTCAAACCTCGGAAATCACCAGTTCCGTTTTCTATGTGCAATATGCCGATAAGGGTGAGGACTTCAACGCCAGGCTGGCTGAACTGTATATCACCAATGTTGCGCTGATTCTGGAAAACCTGATTCGTAAACAACAGCTCGCAGATAACCAGCGGGAGCTGATGTATATAGTGGGAGAAGCTGTTGAAGCACGCAGTAAGGAAACCGGATCACATGTAAAACGGGTGGCTATTCTCAGCGAACTGCTGGCTCAGAAGTTAGGGCTACCAGAAAGTTTTTGTACCGCAATTAAGACTGCAGCTCCGTTGCATGATATTGGCAAAATTGCCATTCCAGACAATATTTTAGGCAAGCCCGGTAAACTTGATCCGGCTGAGTGGGCTGTGATGCAAAGTCACGCAGAAATTGGCGGCAACATGTTGGCAAAAAGTCATTTACCCGTGGCTCAGTTGGGCTCAAGAATTGCGCACTATCATCATGAAAACTGGGATGGCAGTGGTTATCCGCTGGGCTTAAAAGGCGAACAAATTCCAATTGAGGCCAGAATTATGGCGCTGGTAGATGTGTTTGATGCCCTGGGGGCGAAGCGTTGCTATAAAGATGCCTGGTTGTTAGATGATATTCGCAGTTTTATTGCAGCCAACCGCGGGATTAAGTTTGATCCGCAACTGGTGGATCTGTTTTTTGAATCTTTCGGTGAAATGGTCGCTACCCGCGATCTGTATCCGGATTAA
- a CDS encoding RidA family protein: MPTHTRIRMFNTKETYPNQSLDNDLCQAVRAGNTVYVRGQVGTDFDGNLVGLGDPAAQTEQAMKNVKQLLEEAGSDMSHVVKTTTYITDPRFREAVYKETGKWFKGVYPISTGLVVQALAQPEWLMEIDIIAVIPDDEA, encoded by the coding sequence ATGCCGACTCATACCCGCATCCGTATGTTCAACACTAAAGAAACCTATCCGAACCAGAGTCTGGATAACGACCTTTGCCAGGCAGTACGTGCCGGCAACACCGTTTATGTCCGTGGACAGGTAGGTACAGATTTCGACGGCAACCTGGTTGGCCTGGGCGATCCCGCTGCCCAAACCGAACAGGCAATGAAAAACGTTAAGCAATTACTGGAAGAAGCCGGTTCAGATATGAGCCACGTTGTTAAAACAACGACTTATATTACCGACCCCCGCTTTCGTGAAGCGGTTTATAAAGAAACCGGTAAGTGGTTCAAAGGTGTATATCCAATCTCAACTGGCCTGGTTGTTCAGGCGCTGGCACAACCAGAATGGTTGATGGAAATCGATATCATCGCCGTCATTCCGGACGATGAAGCCTGA